The Acidobacteriota bacterium nucleotide sequence CGCACTTCCTGTTCTGCAAAAACCAGCAACCGTTGATGGGTCCCCATCCATTCCAGGAATTTGAGTTGATTGAGAAACTGTCCACGCAACTGGATCACCAGTTTTGATTCATTGATTCCTGGCTTGTACGGAGCGTGGGTGTCGTCTTTGCGTTCGATAACCAGGTGGGCAGCGCGGGCTTGATTTTTCACCTGCTCAAATAACTCACCAAGTCCATCAACTGACGGTAAATACTTTGCCACTTGCTGATAGCGCTCACGGGTGGATTCAACTTCGGCAAGCAACTGGTCGTGTTCCTGGCGATACCGATCCGTGATGTCATTTTCCTTCTTTTGTTTGGCAATCATATCTTGCTGGGTATTAAGGGTTGACTGCCATTCCGAAAACCAAAACTGGTCACCGACGACCCAGCTACTGGCTGCCATCAAGGTGGCGATAATGAGTTGCTTTACAATTCGTTGAATCTGCATGGTTCAAATCTCCGCTGTTATGAATTATGAATTATGAATTATGAATTATGAATATTTAAAATGTTGATTATCAGCTAGATATAGTGATATCAGATGAATTTCTCATGCTTCATAATTCAATTTTTGACGGTTTAGTTCATTTCGCTTTTTTGGCCGGTTCCCCTGGCTTTGGTGTCGCAGTCGCCGTGTTTTCAGTGGCCTTGACAACCAGTTCCGGAATTGGCTGGGTCTCAATTGGGTCGGTAAACACTTTTCCCTGATACTGGCAGGTGATGGTGAAGTCGCTTTTTTCTTCCCGGGATTGCAGGACGTAATTTGACCGCACATTGGTATAGTGACCCGCACCTTCCAGGTTGCGAACAAAGTCCGCAACTGGATCCACCACATCAATGACCAGCGGCTGACCAGCTTCCGCCTGGGCTTGAGTCACAGTGGTGGGTGTTACATATCCACTGATCGTTACATTGCGGCCCTGGACTTTGAGAACGGTTAGAACCAGCCCGGTCGGCACCTGCCAGCTCACGTCATTTGAAATCTGATAGTTCATACCCTGGGCTTCACGCATCTTATTTACCACTTCAATGCGGTGGTTTAAGGCTTCAAGGTATTGTTTGTACTGCTCAGCTTCCCGCTTCAAAGTCTGGTTGGCTTCGGCGCGCCTGGTTTGGACGGATTGTTCAACGCGTAACTCATTTTCTCGGCGAATCAGCAAGGTATACTGTCCGCCAATCAGAACCCCAATCGCAATCAGCCCCAATACCACACCCAGATATTCAAACCGCCGGGCGCCGCCAGGTGAAACATTGACCAGACCACTGGCCATCATCCCTTTAAGCTGATCAAAGAAACCGGGTGATCGCGTTGCAACAGGTCGGGAACGAACCATCCCACGAAAATCGGCGCCGTGGTCGTTGAGGTAGGCATAAACGCCCCCAAGCATCGGCACCATTTCGGTGATGACCAAACTGGTTGCTGGAGTTGACCCCGTTTCAGTTTGCAACCCTGAAAGATCAAAAACCTGAATCAGTTCCACCTGGAGTTGTGCCCGAAGCCAGTCCATCCGGGACCGATGATCGCCAGTACATTCGCCCGAAACAACCACCAGTTC carries:
- the pilO gene encoding type 4a pilus biogenesis protein PilO; this translates as MQIQRIVKQLIIATLMAASSWVVGDQFWFSEWQSTLNTQQDMIAKQKKENDITDRYRQEHDQLLAEVESTRERYQQVAKYLPSVDGLGELFEQVKNQARAAHLVIERKDDTHAPYKPGINESKLVIQLRGQFLNQLKFLEWMGTHQRLLVFAEQEVRSVDGTTTMTLKGFAPVDVQTKEIVEATSTILAKR
- a CDS encoding PilN domain-containing protein, whose product is MLGVIRFGYQSAEVTLGIVKTDGTTGPSIVHLETVASQSDAVATLQSIAGNIPVLTIYPSPIEVRPGEAYLTDIGAVVSLGNLVTARCDFDSTLMLAYVDPMIVEQLPVGSVLCEAACLAEAFTTVYREETERAVRVGHLHISRTQIDWFVYERGELVAHSLELVDVNDEQGFENAMTLMIDDVQTRLQSAFELVVVSGECTGDHRSRMDWLRAQLQVELIQVFDLSGLQTETGSTPATSLVITEMVPMLGGVYAYLNDHGADFRGMVRSRPVATRSPGFFDQLKGMMASGLVNVSPGGARRFEYLGVVLGLIAIGVLIGGQYTLLIRRENELRVEQSVQTRRAEANQTLKREAEQYKQYLEALNHRIEVVNKMREAQGMNYQISNDVSWQVPTGLVLTVLKVQGRNVTISGYVTPTTVTQAQAEAGQPLVIDVVDPVADFVRNLEGAGHYTNVRSNYVLQSREEKSDFTITCQYQGKVFTDPIETQPIPELVVKATENTATATPKPGEPAKKAK